The genomic window GGTGACGTGCTCCTCGAGATGTGGAACGGCGACGTGCTCCGCGGCCGCGTGCTCACCGTCGTCCCTCCCGTCCGGATCGAGTTCCTCTGGCGGAGCTCCGCGCTCTCCCCCGAGAACCACGTGTCCCTGCGCCTCGAGGGGGACGGGCCGGGCTCGCGCCTCTACGTCTCGCACGACGGGCTCCGGAGCGAGGCCGAGCGCCGGGGCGCGCGAGCCTTCTGGCAGGAGGCGCTCTCCGCGCTCCGGACCGTGCTCCACGAGAACAGGGACGCGCACGAGTGGGGATCGGATCTTCCCATCACGCTTCGCGCTCACATGCCCCGCGTCGCGCCGGATCTCTGGCCGCTCCTCTCCACCGCGTCGGGACTCGAGAAGTGGGTGGCGCACGTGGAGCACTTCGACGGCGTGCAGGGCGGATCGTTCCGGCTCACGTCGCGCTTCCAGGGCCGCCAGATCGTCGAGGAGGGGCGGATCGAGGAGATCGTGCCGTCCTCGCGCGTCTCCCTCTCGTGGGAGTGGGTCGGAGAAGGATGGGGAGCGCCGACTCGCGTCGAGTTCATGATCGAGCCTGAGTCCTCGGGCTCGGCGGTGCTCGTCCTGCACTCGGGATTCGAGCGGATCGACGCTTCGAAGCGTCGCACGGCCCGCCGGAACTACGCGGGCGCGTGGCCCGAGGTGCTCGCGGGTTTGAAGAGGCTGGTCGCGCCGATCGCGGTCTGAGTCCGGCGCCTACACGCGAAGGACGATCTTT from Candidatus Eisenbacteria bacterium includes these protein-coding regions:
- a CDS encoding SRPBCC family protein, with translation MTPTAVSVFRSYRTPLLESWSHLSRPDLLARWLGRADLDLGQGGDVLLEMWNGDVLRGRVLTVVPPVRIEFLWRSSALSPENHVSLRLEGDGPGSRLYVSHDGLRSEAERRGARAFWQEALSALRTVLHENRDAHEWGSDLPITLRAHMPRVAPDLWPLLSTASGLEKWVAHVEHFDGVQGGSFRLTSRFQGRQIVEEGRIEEIVPSSRVSLSWEWVGEGWGAPTRVEFMIEPESSGSAVLVLHSGFERIDASKRRTARRNYAGAWPEVLAGLKRLVAPIAV